A region of the Nostoc sphaeroides genome:
TGATGATCACGAATTATTTAGCTGATAATAGTTTGTTAGAAATTATCGGCGGTCGAAACAAGTTAGCATCGCTGGTTGACAGGACAGTATCAGCAGTTAACATTGATGCGCTGGCAGGTCTAGTTGTGGAAAAATGGAAGCGCCGGGAACTAGGTAGACTGGGAAGCCAAGCAATCGAGTTGCAGCACAAATCCAATGAAGAAACGCCCTTAGAGGAAGCCTTCTCACAATTACAGGACTTTATCTATGAATTGCAGCGTTCCTCTGATACTGCGGGGGCTAGCCACATTTCAGATGTAATTGTTGATCTGTTTCAGGATATTGAAGACCGCAGCCAAGGTAAGGTATTACCTGGCATTCCCACGGGCTTTTATGATCTTGATGCAATGACTTGCGGGTTTAACCGCAATGATTTAGTCATCGTTGCAGGTCGTCCGGCGATGGGGAAATCAGCGTTTGCGGCTCAGATAGCTTTTTATCTAGCGAAGGCATATCAGTTTCCGGTTGTCGTGTTTAGCTTGGAGATGTCAAAGCTACAGATTGCTATGCGTGCGCTTTCAGGTGAGGCAGGCATTCCAAGCGGCTATTTGAAAACTGGGCGTATCTCTAACAAACAATGGGAATCACTATCACAGGGCATCGGTACACTATCAGAGCTACCTATTTACCTCGATGACCGCCCAGACCCATCACTTAGCTATATAGAATCTGAGTGCCGTAAAATCATGGCACAAGAGCGCCGTGATTTGGGGTTAATCGTTGTGGATTATCTGCAACTGATGGATGGTAACGGCGGGGGCAACAGAAACCATGAGATAGAAAAGCTCACACGCGGACTGAAGCGTTTAGCGATGAAGTTACAAACACCTGTAATGTGTTTATCGCAACTATCAAGAGCAGTAGAAAACCGTAATAACAAACGCCCTATGCTCTCGGATTTACGTGACAGTGGCGGGATTGAGCAGGACGCGGATAAAGTAATCATGTTGTATCGTGATGAATATTACGATACAAATACGCAAGATAGAGGAGTTGCAGAGATTATCCTTGCTAAAAACCGCGACGGGGCTACAGGCACAATCCAACTACTATTTGATGGACATTTGACAAAATTTCAGAACATGGTGCGTTCTGCTACGCTTTCAGGAACGCCATCGCAGTTAGCACAAAGTGACTGGTATTAAAATTGATTATTTGTGTGATTGGGGCAAATATTACGTTAAGCCTGTTTGCCCCAATCGCTATATATTGCCCTTCATCTTTGATTTCGGTCAGTCCCCAAACGCTTTTCTACCCGTTGTAACTTGACATTGCTATAACCAGTGCGCTGCCAGATAGCTTGTAGATAGTTATTGAAATCATCCGAGATTTTTACCGGAATAAATTGATTGAATATAAAGAAAATCAACAAAGTAAATAATGCAGTAAACAACCCCATCGTCCCATATTTACTTATGGGTTCAGCGCGATAAACCTCTTTCTCTATGGTGATGGGTTTGGGGGGAGGGCTGTTCTTCAACTCCTGAATCGCCGTAGTCAAGTTCTGAGTGTGATTCAACAGTTGATTCCCGTTCTGTTTTAGCTGCAATACTTCGCTTTTCAGCCCTTTGAACTCTAAGCTCTCTAATGTCGCTGAGGACTTGGGCATATTCTTTAACTGCGTCAGTAAGGGAGTTAATTCTTGTCTCAAATCTTCGTTGTTCTTCTCGTACTCGTTCCAGCAGAGATTCTGATTCTTCAGTTCTCCCGTCAGCATCTCGATAGTTACCATCGCTTTGCTGAGGAGTTGATTCTGAATTAAATTCGTTTGCGCCCATGCTTGTAACTCCGCCCTATCTCTTTCGCGTTCAGTTTTTTGTGACTGCTTAAAATTTTCAAACTCTCTATATAATCTGCCTAGTGCTATCTTGATCTCACCCTGTTCACTGCTCTCTACTAAATCGGCAGTTTCAGAGTAAGGATTGCTGTGATTGCCGTTGCCATTATTGTTGTTGCTCATTAGTTTTCTTTTTACCCCGACCAGAAGTAGATGCAGTGATAGATGTTTGTTTTGATGTTGAAGTCTTAGACGACTCAGCAGCAACAAGAGGTTCTGGTTGCTGCAACCCCAAATAAGCCCCAGCTTTTTCAAGTTCTGGTTTAGCTTGATCTAAAAACCCACTGACCAGTAGGTAATCCCCAAAAGGAAAACCATTCTCTTCTGTAGCAGCCGAGTAAGGTAAACCTTTCTCTGTCAACGTGTCAAAGGTCGAGTAGTCTAGCTCTGGCATTTCTATTTCTATGCCTTTTAGTTCGGCTATCGCTCCCGATGTTTTACTGTTCTCCCAACGCTGAAAACCTGAACCTTTATCCCAGCAGAGATTTTTCACTATCACATAATCTGCTTGAGCGCCGCAGAAGTCAGCCATAGTTTTTAAGCTAGTGATGACTGAATACCCAAGGTTAAGCACAGTCACCAGCGTTACTCTATAACCCAGATCACCTGCAATCTTAAATAGCCCAAACTTACTGATAATCTCCCTGGTTTTATTGCTTGATGCCCCCGGCATATCTACTATTATTGAGTCCGGTGATTCCGCTTTGATTTCCGTAAAGAAGCGTTTCGCCTCTGCCACCTCCAGGAAGTTTAACAGCCTTACCCCTGAGCCAAAATTTTGATAGTACTCGTACAGTTCTGGATTCTCTGTATCTGCGTCATAAGCTAGATAATTAATGCCCTTCGAGTGCATTACATCCAGCAGTAAGCGAGTAAAGGCAGTCTTACCTGTACCACCCTTGCCCCCCAGTATCATCACGATACGTTTCATAATTCACTCCTATCAGTGATATTAAATTGGGAAGAAGTATTAGAAGTTGTTTTCT
Encoded here:
- the dnaB gene encoding replicative DNA helicase, translating into MYASDDNVIPFATTANKLPPQSIESEEAILGGILLDPAAIERVRDILKPHHFYISAHGRIYNAALRLNAQELPTDLLMITNYLADNSLLEIIGGRNKLASLVDRTVSAVNIDALAGLVVEKWKRRELGRLGSQAIELQHKSNEETPLEEAFSQLQDFIYELQRSSDTAGASHISDVIVDLFQDIEDRSQGKVLPGIPTGFYDLDAMTCGFNRNDLVIVAGRPAMGKSAFAAQIAFYLAKAYQFPVVVFSLEMSKLQIAMRALSGEAGIPSGYLKTGRISNKQWESLSQGIGTLSELPIYLDDRPDPSLSYIESECRKIMAQERRDLGLIVVDYLQLMDGNGGGNRNHEIEKLTRGLKRLAMKLQTPVMCLSQLSRAVENRNNKRPMLSDLRDSGGIEQDADKVIMLYRDEYYDTNTQDRGVAEIILAKNRDGATGTIQLLFDGHLTKFQNMVRSATLSGTPSQLAQSDWY